TGATAACAGTGGTGCCAAAAAAGTGATGTGCATTAAAGTGCTTGGCGACTCCAAAAGACGCTATGCACGTGTAGGCGACCTCATTACCTGTTCTGTTAAGGCTGCACTGCCTGGCGGAAACGTGAAAAAAGGTGATGTTGTGAAAGCAGTGGTTGTCAGAACCAAAAAAGAATACAGAAGACCGGACGGCAGTTACATCCGGTTCGATGAGAACGCTGCAGTCGTTATCAACAAAGATAATGAACCCGTTGGCACCCGTATTTTCGGCCCGGTAGCACGTGAACTGCGTGAAAATAATTTC
This genomic stretch from Cyclonatronum proteinivorum harbors:
- the rplN gene encoding 50S ribosomal protein L14 translates to MVQTQTILSVADNSGAKKVMCIKVLGDSKRRYARVGDLITCSVKAALPGGNVKKGDVVKAVVVRTKKEYRRPDGSYIRFDENAAVVINKDNEPVGTRIFGPVARELRENNFMRIVSLAPEVL